In the Hordeum vulgare subsp. vulgare chromosome 7H, MorexV3_pseudomolecules_assembly, whole genome shotgun sequence genome, one interval contains:
- the LOC123411915 gene encoding AT-rich interactive domain-containing protein 5-like isoform X2, whose amino-acid sequence MDLNRTIWQFEGDDAPLVQVEHKANTTTDLPVGNSVGIEEGKSIMVGSGLGERVCSINCIQIPGNTKVIDVDTGGVDKKDDLMVHSQDKTSFVSLHNKGFTYSRRDKYTSTEVQKLENKDINSKLESEDGISLEERSNIFCDMKKDMNDENHLQPALVRKDEGQSALLKISNNSLMFGNTHSDEDSGTEEEQDNFFNELEKFHKDNSIEFRPPKFYGKGLNYLKLWRKVKKLGGYSKVSSKRMWRQVGESFKPPKTCTTVSWSFRNFYEKMSETSVLGRVKRESATLAMQRWSPQKSMRNVSQKRKTVPTIEDDKDVQRGVDNTQSKPTIIDMGSRADWVKINVFITKYHFQVYALVPGLLHEELLVLSDPIGRLIINGDPRQLDNPWGLTRFHKVIQLPSRINPEKTLTKLSEYGKLYVCGEFEKSSS is encoded by the exons ATGGATCTGAACAGAACTATCTGGCAATTTGAAGGTGATGATGCGCCTTTGGTACAGGTAGAACATAAGGCTAATACAACCACGGATCTTCCCGTTGGTAATAGTGTGGGCATAGAAGAGGGGAAATCCATTATGGTCGGGAGTGGATTGGGTGAGCGTGTATGTTCCATCAATTGCATACAAATTCCAGGAAACACCAAAGTAATAGATGTGGACACAGGAGGGGTAGACAAGAAAGATGATTTGATGGTTCATTCTCAAGATAAGACGTCTTTCGTGTCTCTGCATAATAAGGGTTTTACTTACTCTAGAAGAGATAAATATACAAGTACGGAAGTTCAAAAATTAGAGAACAAAGATATAAACTCAAAATTGGAGAGTGAAGATGGTATCTCATTAGAGGAGCGAAGTAATATTTTTTGTGATATGAAGAAGGATATGAATGATGAAAATCATCTTCAACCTGCACTGGTTAGGAAAGATGAGGGGCAAAGTGCATTGTTAAAGATctcaaacaattcattgatgtttgGCAACACCCATAGTGATGAGGACTCCGGTACTGAGGAGGAACAGGATAATTTCTTCAATGAACTTGAGAAGTTCCACAAGGATAATTCAATCGAATTCAGGCCCCCAAAGTTCTATGGCAAAGGGTTGAATTACCTTAA GTTGTGGAGAAAGGTGAAAAAATTGGGTGGTTATTCCAAG GTATCATCAAAAAGAATGTGGCGTCAAGTGGGCGAGTCTTTTAAACCTCCAAA GACATGCACAACTGTTTCGTGGTCCTTCCGTAATTTCTATGAGAAG ATGAGTGAGACAAGTGTTCTTGGAAGAGTTAAAAGAGAGTCTGCAACTCTTGCTATGCAAAGATGGAGTCCTCAAAAATCGATGCGAAATG tttcacaaaagaggaaaacgGTGCCAACCATTGAAGATGATAAAGATGTACAACGCGGAGTTGATAATACACA AAGTAAACCAACAATCATCGATATGGGATCTCGAGCTGATTGGGTGAAGATAAATGTTTTTATAACG AAATATCACTTTCAAGTATATGCATTAGTTCCTGGCCTTCTACATGAAGAG CTACTGGTTCTTTCTGATCCCATCGGTCGTTTAATAATTAATGGAGATCCTAGACAACTAGACAATCCATGGGGTCTTACTCGCTTCCATAAG GTAATTCAATTGCCCTCTCGCATTAACCCGGAGAAAACCTTGACAAAGCTTAGCGAATATGGGAAGTTATATGTTTGTGGTGAATTTGAGAAGTCATCATCATAA
- the LOC123411915 gene encoding AT-rich interactive domain-containing protein 6-like isoform X1, protein MDLNRTIWQFEGDDAPLVQVEHKANTTTDLPVGNSVGIEEGKSIMVGSGLGERVCSINCIQIPGNTKVIDVDTGGVDKKDDLMVHSQDKTSFVSLHNKGFTYSRRDKYTSTEVQKLENKDINSKLESEDGISLEERSNIFCDMKKDMNDENHLQPALVRKDEGQSALLKISNNSLMFGNTHSDEDSGTEEEQDNFFNELEKFHKDNSIEFRPPKFYGKGLNYLKLWRKVKKLGGYSKVSSKRMWRQVGESFKPPKTCTTVSWSFRNFYEKVLLKYEKPNNETCRFKDIPSTLTKQNASRKEMSETSVLGRVKRESATLAMQRWSPQKSMRNVSQKRKTVPTIEDDKDVQRGVDNTQSKPTIIDMGSRADWVKINVFITKYHFQVYALVPGLLHEELLVLSDPIGRLIINGDPRQLDNPWGLTRFHKVIQLPSRINPEKTLTKLSEYGKLYVCGEFEKSSS, encoded by the exons ATGGATCTGAACAGAACTATCTGGCAATTTGAAGGTGATGATGCGCCTTTGGTACAGGTAGAACATAAGGCTAATACAACCACGGATCTTCCCGTTGGTAATAGTGTGGGCATAGAAGAGGGGAAATCCATTATGGTCGGGAGTGGATTGGGTGAGCGTGTATGTTCCATCAATTGCATACAAATTCCAGGAAACACCAAAGTAATAGATGTGGACACAGGAGGGGTAGACAAGAAAGATGATTTGATGGTTCATTCTCAAGATAAGACGTCTTTCGTGTCTCTGCATAATAAGGGTTTTACTTACTCTAGAAGAGATAAATATACAAGTACGGAAGTTCAAAAATTAGAGAACAAAGATATAAACTCAAAATTGGAGAGTGAAGATGGTATCTCATTAGAGGAGCGAAGTAATATTTTTTGTGATATGAAGAAGGATATGAATGATGAAAATCATCTTCAACCTGCACTGGTTAGGAAAGATGAGGGGCAAAGTGCATTGTTAAAGATctcaaacaattcattgatgtttgGCAACACCCATAGTGATGAGGACTCCGGTACTGAGGAGGAACAGGATAATTTCTTCAATGAACTTGAGAAGTTCCACAAGGATAATTCAATCGAATTCAGGCCCCCAAAGTTCTATGGCAAAGGGTTGAATTACCTTAA GTTGTGGAGAAAGGTGAAAAAATTGGGTGGTTATTCCAAG GTATCATCAAAAAGAATGTGGCGTCAAGTGGGCGAGTCTTTTAAACCTCCAAA GACATGCACAACTGTTTCGTGGTCCTTCCGTAATTTCTATGAGAAG GTACTCCTTAAATATGAGAAGCCAAACAATGAAACATGTAGGTTCAAGGACATTCCATCTACCTTGACAAAACAAAACGCTTCAAGAAAAGAG ATGAGTGAGACAAGTGTTCTTGGAAGAGTTAAAAGAGAGTCTGCAACTCTTGCTATGCAAAGATGGAGTCCTCAAAAATCGATGCGAAATG tttcacaaaagaggaaaacgGTGCCAACCATTGAAGATGATAAAGATGTACAACGCGGAGTTGATAATACACA AAGTAAACCAACAATCATCGATATGGGATCTCGAGCTGATTGGGTGAAGATAAATGTTTTTATAACG AAATATCACTTTCAAGTATATGCATTAGTTCCTGGCCTTCTACATGAAGAG CTACTGGTTCTTTCTGATCCCATCGGTCGTTTAATAATTAATGGAGATCCTAGACAACTAGACAATCCATGGGGTCTTACTCGCTTCCATAAG GTAATTCAATTGCCCTCTCGCATTAACCCGGAGAAAACCTTGACAAAGCTTAGCGAATATGGGAAGTTATATGTTTGTGGTGAATTTGAGAAGTCATCATCATAA